Below is a window of Humulus lupulus chromosome 2, drHumLupu1.1, whole genome shotgun sequence DNA.
gtGATTAAAACAATgtaatatatatattgattttaggtaatctatttttgtttattttattttttaataaataagtaCTCGCGAGAATTCCCTGTCTCATCCCCGACGAGGAATATGTGGGGATGAAGATTAAAATAGTTGACGGGATAGAATGGGGGAGCATCCCTACCAATTACGGCCCCGTTTCCATCTCTAACTGATagtgaaattatatattttttataaataatatattattttgaattttttcttcttaattagcaaacaacatttgaaaaaaaaaaaaccaaacaacATTAGTAAATAAATTCCCACcacattttctttctttcttaatttTTGTCTCCCTTACCCAACAGTAGACTCTGTAACAATTTTAGAAATTTTGTCATaatttctaacaaatatattttaataGGGACTAGTTTGCAAATCAATGAACAACTAAGAGGCCTTAACGAAAATGgcagtttttattattattttaaaaattcataAGAAAATTTTACGATATGAGTAATTGGGTCAGTCTAACAAGTAATAGTCTCGCACTTCTTCTTCTTCGCCGTCGCCTCTCAAAACCCTAACCCTAGCGATGGGACGAGTCATTCGGGCACAGCGTAAGGGTGCCGGATCGGTGTTCAAGTCCCACACCCACCACCGTAAGGGTCCAGCTCGGTTCAGGTCTCTGGACTTCGGCGAGCGCAATGGTTACCTGAAAGGAGTCGTGACTGACATCATCCACGACCCAGGGCGCGGTGCCCCACTGGCCCGAGTCACATTCCGTCACCCATTCAGGTACAAGCACCAGAAGGAGCTTTTCATCGCCGCAGAGGGCTTGTACTCTGGTCAGTTCATCTACTGTGGGAAGAAGGCCAATCTCGTCGTTGGTAATGTCCTTCCTCTTAGATCTCTTCCTGAAGGTACCGTCATTTGCAACGTTGAGCACCACGTCGGTGACCGTGGTGTTCTCGCTAGGGCATCTGGTGACTACGCCGTCGTCATCAGTCACAACCCGGATAATGGAACTAGCAGGTATGGCTCAAGATTTGATTTTTAATGGTATGTTTTGATTAATCTGTGTGTATGTTTGTCAGCATAATCACTAATTTCAAATATTTAAGATGAAAAACAAATGTTATTAGATGGTTTCTGCTAGGTTCAATTCCATTGCACATgtatttgtataatttttttggcTTATAATTAGAATTTACAAGGCATGATCTTATTTTGATGATGCTTAAGCTCAACTGAGAAGTTGGAGTCCATTTTGGATTTTCGATAATATCAGTATCTATGTTATGTGTTGTTGATGTTATTTACTAAGACCATTTGCATTATTATTGCCCTTTGGATTGTACCGTGTTTCATTGATGTATTCATGGAATTGAATTGGCAATCCAAATTCCCAATCGGGCTTTGTTAGATTTCTGAGTTTGGGGTTTTTGTTTCCATCTTACATTGTTTTCATTTTGTGTAGAGTTAAGCTTCCATCCGGAGCTAAGAAGATTTTGCCAAGTGGCTGCCGAGCTATGATTGGTCAGGTTGCGGGTGGAGGCAGGACCGAGAAACCAATGTTGAAGGCAGGAAATGCATATCACAAATTCAGAGTCAAAAGGAACAGCTGGCCTAAGGTTCGTGGTGTTGCTATGAACCCTGTGGAGCATCCTCATGGTGGTGGTAACCACCAGCACATTGGTCACGCCAGTACCATTGCAAGAGACGCTGCTCCCGGGCAGAAGGTCGGTCTCATTGCTGCCAGGAGGACTGGTCGTCTCCGAGGGCAAGCTGCCGCCGCTGCTTCCAAATCCGACAAGGGTTCTTAGGAAAAGGTCCATTTTTGAAATTTTCAGCGGTAACTTTCGAACACTTTTGTACTGTTTTATTAGTCTTCTTAGGAGTGGAGCTCAGTTTTTGGAATAGGGATACCATTTTGAATTATTATAATCTATTTGTATTTCTTTTTAATTTGCTTTTGTGGGAAGGTACTGCTGAGTTGAAATATTTTTGCCTTAATGTAATGAAACTTTGTTTGACATGTTTTGAGTTTAGTGGGAATGCGTGCTAGTTTTTGCCAGTTTTGTGCACTCTGCAATGTTGTACTCTATGGTGTTTTTTATCGCTCAGAGGATTATAAATAAGTAAACTAAACATACATTGACAAATATGTTTTAGGCTTATTTTTcgaaatgtagtcattcatttgTTACCCACATATGGATTTTATCCTCGCCCGAAACAACAtaaacatctttatgtttttgttttaatgtAATTATATTTAGTTAGTTAAATGTACTTCTATTTTGAAAAActtcaatgattttttttttatttaaaaaaaaaagcaattctACCCAAAATTTCATTGATTACTTGATTTGATTTGAACGTGAAGGGAGGAGAGCTTCTTATGACACATTTTCTTTTCTACCCAAGATAAAAGTGCTAAtaaattgattttttatttataaaaaacaaaagtaaaaaataattttatttttatattttaaaaactgAAAACATTACCAAACCCTTGTTAAAGTCTATTAAACAATCAAAATAACTCTTTCAATCGATGTGGGATTATATATATTACAAAATGTATAGGTTTGTATCCGAGTTGCAAGTCCCCTGTGGTGTTGCTGTCTTGTATTGGAGTTTGATAATAAAATTTGGGGATCATTAACATGTTCTGAGCTACATTAAGGTAAAATGGAACTTTGTTTGGAGGAGAAATATTAAACCATAGACTTATAATAAAATTTAGTCTTGTATTGGAAAAAACTTTGTCACAGTgaaattagttttttttctttccctaAAGTGGAagcaaacaaaaaaaaactatctACATAGTGAATCAGCTAAATTGGTATAAATCAAAGcatttataatataaatataatcagTCCTATCAATAGAAAAACAAGCACATATAAATGTAATCTCTTTCATAAATCGATTATATTgtataattaagaaaaaattatgaataaaattACATGATAGTAGTAAGTATTACTTAAAATCTGTCAGAAATTAATTCCACAACAGGATTACATCAAAGTCTATATATCACAAATGACCTTTATCTAATTTTAAGTTGGAGTACTCCCTCTATCTTAATTTTTGTGATCCTATTTTTAAAGCGCAATTATCAGATAAGGTTTaagtttattaattaaaattattattaactaATTAATAGAAAAAGGAGTTGGGCATGTCTGCCATAAAAAGTTGgggatttttcaaaaatatggctttttagccatcaatgtgcaaaaatatgggagtttaactttctttaatttgtatgggaaaatttagttaagaaaacttagtttatgggaaaactaatcccatattggaaatcaaaattaatcaaaacaaatgagcaaaaggaggggtactattttttttttcatttttattcatttatccatttttttctttcatttgtattgttttgtttttttatttcatattttttcagttttttttttttcattttattttttcttcatttttgtatttattattttctcctttaattttttttttcttttttcacacatatgagcttttttttcttcttctattttttttttcatttttttctaccaattttttcattcatatttttttttcttttcatttttccattatttttcttcttcttcttttcattcttatttattcatctattttttttttcattcacatttcttttgttttttttcatattttttttttcatttttgtacttattcttttctcattctatttctttttttttcttattttttttcacacatattatttaacattacataattattctactattttttatttatttattatcttttattattgtaatttttttttatagtttttccactatatgtaaaaaaaattcaaattaattttttcagcattttctttttactgtaacacttataggaataccaaaatttggaaagaaaactaataaaaatctgaaaacgtgaatgggtaactggttaccttcacattctttgtgtgtatatttatgagggtaactggttactttcacgttctggtgtgtgtatatttatgatttctttatggtaactagttatttatgttactaaaatcatagttacttattattcattttttaatgaagtgttctttcatttttttccttcaaatttgatgtttcttttcatatttaatataagtaactcgtcacccctcttaagTAACCGGTTAcctctcttatggcagaaagttacccATCTCagaataactggttacccctcctggtgcatgttatttaacctagctctaagatttttttttaagatcaatcaagtaactggttaccctacccagaatttgaaaaaaagaatgtacaacctaaaaaaaaggaaaaaaaatatttacaataaataaaaaaaataataaacacaattcatattacaaaaaaaaaattgcaaaacaaccatggaaaaatttaatataaaaatagttatataaaattaatataaaaaaataatcaaataagctaaaaaaaataatcaaattacaaacatacccttccaaattcataaaacttgattaagagtgaaaatatggcataaacaaacttttattacaaaaatatgggaaactaaacccataaaagtgaaattaaaacaaaaaagccatagattaaattttcttgaaaaaaagccatatttttgcacaatctatTAAAATTCCCATATAATATGTAATTTTCACTAAAAAGTTTGCAATTTTTGGTGTTTTTGTAACACataaaaaaccaaaccaaaccaaactaAAAGAGAGAGCGAAAGCCCAAAAGATGAGGCCACTAGACCACCCCCCCTTGCCTTGTTTCCACACCCATTCTTTTCTTTTATGATGGAAATTACATTATGGGTTTTTTTAATAAAGTgtgtaaaaatatgattttttttttcaaaaaagttattctatagcttttttttaagaatttttacttTTATAGGTTTAGttttctatatttttgtataaaaattagttcatatcatagttttactcttaatcaagtttctcATATTTAGTTGGTTAGCAATTGTATTTCTCatactttgttttttttctttaataaattttttcataCAAGTTAGGAAAAATATAATCCACATTTTTTTACACAGTAATGACATAAAagtcatatttatgaaaaattctctttattttatagaattttaaaaaatagtattactttgtgaaaataattaaattattattttttcaattttttatttttatttttaatggaTATTTTTCATATATCTTTGATATTATAAACTTTGGACAGTTTGTCTACAACAAAGCCGGCGGAATGatcttttaatttgttttttcaTTATTCAATAAAATTTTgtg
It encodes the following:
- the LOC133817213 gene encoding large ribosomal subunit protein uL2z; its protein translation is MGRVIRAQRKGAGSVFKSHTHHRKGPARFRSLDFGERNGYLKGVVTDIIHDPGRGAPLARVTFRHPFRYKHQKELFIAAEGLYSGQFIYCGKKANLVVGNVLPLRSLPEGTVICNVEHHVGDRGVLARASGDYAVVISHNPDNGTSRVKLPSGAKKILPSGCRAMIGQVAGGGRTEKPMLKAGNAYHKFRVKRNSWPKVRGVAMNPVEHPHGGGNHQHIGHASTIARDAAPGQKVGLIAARRTGRLRGQAAAAASKSDKGS